A genomic stretch from Pochonia chlamydosporia 170 chromosome 4, whole genome shotgun sequence includes:
- a CDS encoding cAMP-independent regulatory protein pac2 (similar to Metarhizium acridum CQMa 102 XP_007807819.1) — translation METYHGYVRTPSDAIKLFEACRLGLLPRVQRRLSEKERQSIRSGSVFVWDEREAGMRRWTDGKSWSASRVSGSFLTYREMEGKRGGGFGSGRRGAGKTPDSGRGSDEDHDDGEPEGYRYKADGLMKQSFSITTSTGQHLHLISYYSRPQPGQPELPQPSSDPSLRGIAPPKGMYPESSMGETNQTPALTRAPMQQPYMIAPHHPHAHQQGYAQYPQPGYGWPPSPAATPPYTHYAPVPYPPGAHPHALPPPHVAHAPPPHHLGYTPSHYTHAPPPPSYDRPSLPPLQQSKPPSMPAYQRGPSPPRLQDSPGHKERQGSHGPLPALNSVAAPVPHPAMTPPTRNHSVSPPRSSHDNGLTNGGHRSNLSALLHPTSDSPSSKPGSNGSGNSSPRTNGAVLEKCGVSEDARALRMLDRKFCI, via the coding sequence atggagacgTACCACGGTTACGTGCGTACGCCCAGCGATGCCATCAAACTCTTTGAGGCATGTCGGCTGGGTCTACTACCCAGAGTGCAAAGGCGACTGTCCGAAAAGGAGAGACAGTCCATTCGTTCTGGCTCTGTCTTCGTCTGGGATGAGAGGGAAGCGGGAATGAGAAGGTGGACAGATGGGAAATCGTGGAGCGCCAGTCGTGTCTCTGGCAGCTTCTTGACGTATCGTGAGATGGAAGGCAAGCGAGGGGGCGGATTCGGGAGTGGACGACGAGGTGCCGGCAAAACGCCAGACTCTGGCCGTGGCAGTGACGAGGACCACGACGATGGCGAACCAGAGGGCTACCGATACAAAGCTGAtggcttgatgaagcagtCATTCAGTATCAcaacgtcaactggtcaacaTCTCCACCTAATTTCATACTACTCCCGCCCTCAACCGGGACAGCCAGAACTGCCTCAGCCCAGCTCCGATCCGTCTCTCCGGGGAATTGCTCCGCCCAAGGGGATGTACCCTGAATCTAGCATGGGCGAGACGAACCAGACTCCTGCTCTCACTCGAGCACCGATGCAACAACCGTACATGATTGcacctcatcatcctcatgcCCACCAGCAAGGTTATGCCCAATACCCCCAACCCGGCTACGGTTGGCCACCGTCACCAGCGGCAACTCCTCCATATACCCATTACGCACCAGTTCCATATCCTCCTGGTGCTCACCCTCATGCGCTTCCCCCCCCTCATGTCGCCCATGCTCCTCCGCCTCACCACCTCGGGTACACTCCATCTCATTACACTCAcgcaccgccgcctccaagtTACGACCGACCTTCATTACCGCCGCTGCAGCAGTCCAAACCACCTTCGATGCCGGCGTATCAACGTGGCCCGTCACCACCAAGACTCCAGGACTCCCCCGGGCACAAAGAGCGACAGGGATCACATGGACCGCTACCGGCACTCAACTCGGTTGCCGCTCCAGTGCCACACCCAGCAATGACACCACCTACACGAAATCACAGTGTGAGCCCGCCAAGAAGCTCTCACGACAACGGCTTAACCAACGGTGGGCATAGATCTAACCTATCAGCGTTACTCCATCCTACCAGTGACTCTCCTAGCAGCAAACCTGGCAGTAATGGCTCCGGCAATAGCAGCCCCAGGACAAACGGAGCTGTGCTTGAGAAATGTGGTGTCAGCGAGGATGCCAGAGCACTGAGAATGCTGGACAGGAAATTCTGCATATAA
- a CDS encoding asparaginyl-tRNA synthetase Slm5 (similar to Cordyceps militaris CM01 XP_006666587.1): protein MRSTFWPRVAAHRQGHRISLPKRRCYSARVIGELQPLIKTVADLRAWHPETNVPDVQVCGWVRSVRKSSGVRFIDITDGSSMRPVQAVVSKELATDMRPGSAVRLKGTWYNTVDRIQPSTEESSVSDVPSNQSQFSLDKAGMDRDAERTLSTQELQVHEVEILGPSDPQTYPIQNKYQTPESLRNISHLRSRTPLNSTLLRLRSEATAVLTQFFFNEKFHQTHPPIITSSDCEGAGEAFTIKTGSKAEFFRDPKYLTVSTQLHLEALAQSLGNVWTLSPTFRAEQSDTSRHLSEFYMLEAEMNFVTDMNEVMDLVQRMLQNLANRLKELRAANELVQNRLDSRDPAERLAFEDLVEQDELNRRWKGLLSPRQWPRITYSEAIDQLQPVADQFEHKPIWGSGLQSEHEKYLAKKLGFDEASNAYLPLFITQYPREIKAFYMLRSASSSPQGETVDCFDLIVPSLGELAGGSMREHRLAELQDNMRLHGLEAYQTFGMWSHFHVTTNVVIAEVDDRVFRASGEMDGPRVSADSWICVKAAVVSPATEPLPRDCLTKLNKMCNNACLQCG, encoded by the exons ATGAGGTCGACTTTCTGGCCCAGGGTCGCGGCTCATCGCCAGGGCCATCGAATTTCACTCCCCAAGCGGAGATGTTACTCCGCAAGGGTCATTGGCGAGTTGCAACCTCTCATCAAAACAGTGGCAGACCTCCGAGCCTGGCATCCCGAAACCAATGTTCCGGATGTCCAAGTGTGCGGTTGGGTGCGCTCGGTCCGCAAGAGCTCCGGAGTTCGCTTTATCGACATTACAGATGGATCGTCCATGCGCCCAGTTCAGGCTGTCGTTAGCAAAGAGTTGGCAACAGA TATGCGACCCGGTTCTGCGGTTCGTTTAAAGGGAACGTGGTACAATACAGTCGATAGGATCCAACCCAGTACAGAAGAATCTTCTGTCTCAGATGTTCCCTCCAATCAGTCTCAGTTCTCACTTGACAAGGCTGGAATGGATCGAGACGCCGAGAGAACTCTTTCAACTCAAGAACTTCAGGTTCATGAGGTTGAAATCCTTGGCCCATCTGATCCTCAG ACGTATCCAATCCAGAACAAATATCAGACCCCGGAGAGCTTACGCAACATTTCACATTTACGGTCTCGAACACCGCTGAATTCCACGCTGCTGCGGCTAAGATCCGAGGCTACCGCAGTTCTCACACAGTTCTTCTTTAACGAAAAGTTTCACCAGACGCACCCTCCAATCATCACGTCGTCTGATTGTGAAGGTGCCGGAGAAGCCTTCACCATCAAGACCGGCTCAAAGGCCGAATTTTTTAGAGACCCGAAATATCTAACTGtctcaactcaacttcacCTGGAGGCTCTTGCACAGTCCCTGGGTAACGTGTGGACTCTTTCTCCCACGTTTAGGGCCGAACAGAGTGATACATCTCGCCACTTGAGCGAATTTTACATGCTCGAAGCTGAAATGAACTTCGTTACTGATATGAATGAGGTCATGGATCTTGTTCAAAGAATGTTGCAAAACCTTGCGAATCGCTTGAAAGAACTCCGGGCTGCAAATGAACTTGTACAAAATAGACTGGACTCCCGAGATCCTGCCGAACGATTGGCTTTTGAGGATTTGGTTGAACAGGACGAACTCAACCGTCGGTGGAAGGGATTGCTTTCTCCCAGGCAGTGGCCCAGAATAACTTATAGCGAAGCTATCGACCAGTTACAACCAGTTGCTGACCAGTTTGAGCATAAACCAATCTGGGGCAGTGGCCTGCAATCAGAGCATGAGAAGTacttggccaagaaattAGGGTTTGACGAGGCAAGCAATGCATATCTCCCTCTATTCATTACTCAGTATCCTCGTGAGATCAAGGCCTTTTACATGCTCCGCTCAGCATCGTCTTCGCCGCAAGGTGAAACAGTTGACTGCTTTGATCTCATAGTACCAAGCCTCGGGGAGCTTGCTGGAGGTTCTATGCGTGAGCATCGCTTAGCAGAGCTTCAAGATAACATGCGGTTACACGGATTAGAG GCGTACCAAACGTTCGGGATGTGGTCCCATTTCCACGTCACTACCAACGTTGTGATTGCTGAAGTGGATGATCGAGTGTTTAGGGCGTCAGGCGAGATGGACGGCCCGAGAGTCTCGGCCGATTCTTGGATTTGCGTCAAAGCTGCCGTAGTGAGTCCGGCGACGGAGCCATTACCACGGGACTGCCTCACCAAGCTTAACAAGATGTGTAACAATGCTTGTTTACAATGCGGCTAG